From a region of the Chloroflexota bacterium genome:
- a CDS encoding branched-chain amino acid ABC transporter permease: MDDVIVQGICVGGVYALIALGFSVVFKSTTVINLAYGGQILILAYALYWLLDSVNIPLGLAVFLLFLFGAALALLLEQSIIRPLYGRPLISILIATLMLWLLMKGLSIMVWGGQSYGYPFTPTRLIHLGPVSISPAHLYCLIAAAAVFILLLFFFNYTKIGLALRVVGWNRTVAQSLGIRVKRFVSISWVLAGIFSALIAILVGMTNMVTPEMDFVVLGKGFPVLLLGGLWSTPGCLLGGLIIGVAEALSYYYASDWGPVVPWMIMLAILLIRPWGLLGEKLPLRI; the protein is encoded by the coding sequence ATGGATGACGTCATAGTGCAAGGAATATGTGTTGGAGGGGTGTATGCTCTAATTGCTCTGGGTTTCTCCGTGGTTTTCAAGTCTACTACGGTGATCAACCTGGCTTATGGCGGGCAGATACTCATCCTGGCTTACGCTCTCTATTGGCTTCTCGATTCTGTAAATATTCCCCTCGGGCTGGCTGTCTTTTTGCTCTTTCTCTTTGGGGCGGCCCTGGCTTTGCTCCTTGAGCAATCCATTATACGCCCTCTCTATGGGCGACCCCTGATATCCATACTGATAGCCACTCTGATGCTGTGGTTACTAATGAAGGGCCTTAGTATCATGGTATGGGGCGGGCAATCATACGGCTATCCTTTTACCCCCACGCGCTTGATACATCTGGGTCCTGTGAGCATTTCGCCGGCTCACCTCTATTGCTTGATAGCAGCGGCAGCGGTTTTCATCTTGCTACTCTTTTTCTTCAATTACACCAAGATCGGCCTGGCCCTAAGGGTAGTGGGATGGAATCGCACCGTGGCCCAGAGCCTGGGGATAAGAGTAAAACGGTTCGTCTCCATTTCCTGGGTCCTCGCCGGTATATTCTCTGCCTTGATCGCGATTTTGGTAGGCATGACGAACATGGTAACCCCGGAAATGGATTTCGTGGTACTAGGGAAGGGGTTCCCGGTACTGCTTCTTGGTGGGTTGTGGTCCACTCCTGGTTGTCTTCTGGGAGGGCTTATCATAGGTGTGGCAGAGGCACTATCATATTACTACGCTTCAGACTGGGGGCCGGTAGTCCCCTGGATGATTATGTTGGCCATCTTGCTGATTCGACCTTGGGGTCTCTTGGGCGAAAAGTTGCCTCTTAGGATATAG